From Pandoraea norimbergensis, the proteins below share one genomic window:
- a CDS encoding carbon-nitrogen hydrolase family protein, translated as MSVLTPVLSTPPGGPVPERLRIACVQVCARNDVKENVADTVAWIRQAALGGAQLIALPEAVDYLDADFQRTRDYARAPSEHFALAAYRAAALDLSCWILVGSITTRDADGELVNRSMLISPQGDVVCHYDKIHLFDALPGSSSFTESKLYKRGARAQLWDGPWGRLGFSICYDVRFPQLYRALAQAGANLIAVPAAFMKITGEAHWHTLLRARAIETGCYVIAPAQCGHHYGERYSFGHSLIVDPWGEILADGGLEPGIVMADIDPARVDWARTSIPSLGQDRSFDVAVGV; from the coding sequence ATGTCTGTGCTTACCCCTGTGCTCTCGACTCCCCCCGGCGGCCCGGTCCCCGAGCGCCTGCGCATAGCCTGCGTGCAGGTTTGCGCCCGCAACGACGTGAAAGAGAACGTTGCCGATACCGTTGCGTGGATTCGTCAGGCAGCGCTGGGCGGCGCACAACTTATCGCGCTGCCTGAAGCGGTCGACTATCTCGATGCCGACTTCCAACGCACGCGCGACTACGCCCGTGCGCCGTCCGAGCATTTCGCACTGGCGGCGTACCGGGCTGCGGCGCTCGATCTCAGCTGCTGGATTCTCGTCGGGTCGATCACGACGCGCGACGCTGACGGCGAACTCGTCAATCGCAGCATGTTGATTTCGCCGCAGGGCGACGTGGTCTGTCATTACGACAAGATCCATCTCTTCGATGCGTTGCCGGGGTCGTCAAGTTTTACCGAATCCAAGCTGTATAAACGCGGCGCGCGCGCACAGCTTTGGGACGGTCCGTGGGGCCGTCTGGGGTTCTCGATCTGCTATGACGTGCGCTTTCCGCAGTTGTATCGGGCGCTTGCGCAGGCAGGGGCCAACCTGATCGCGGTGCCGGCGGCCTTCATGAAAATCACGGGAGAAGCACACTGGCACACGCTGCTTCGCGCGCGGGCCATCGAGACCGGCTGTTACGTCATCGCGCCGGCCCAATGCGGGCATCACTATGGCGAGCGGTATAGCTTCGGGCACTCATTGATTGTTGACCCGTGGGGCGAGATTCTTGCCGATGGCGGTCTTGAGCCCGGTATCGTGATGGCCGACATCGATCCCGCGCGGGTCGATTGGGCGCGCACGAGCATTCCGAGCCTCGGACAAGACCGCAGCTTCGACGTGGCGGTGGGTGTATGA